The region TCCTGAGCGGTCATCCAATGATCGCGATCGGAATCCTTGCGGATGCGGTCAATAGGATTGCCCGAATGGGTTGCCACGATTTCGTATAGTTCATCGCGAAGTTTTAAGATTTCGCGGGTTGTGATTTCGATATCCGAAGCCTGACCCTCTGCGCCTCCCATTGGTTGGTGAATCATTACACGGGAGTGTGGCAATGCGGTACGTTTCCCTTTTTGACCTGCCGTTAAAAGAACTGCCGCCATTGATGCCGCCATACCAGTGCAGATTGTAGCAACATCGGAGCTGATATACTGCATGGTGTCGTAAATTCCTAAGCCAGCGTAAACCGAACCTCCGGGGGAGTTCAAGTAGATTTGAATATCCTTTGAAGGATCGGTCGATTCAAGGAACAGCAATTGAGCCTGAATGATATTGGCCACATCGTCGTCGATTGGAACTCCAAGAAATATGATTCTATCCATCATAAGGCGCGAGAACACGTCCATGGTAGCAATGTTTAACTGACGCTCCTCGATAATTGTTGGTGAAATGTAACTGCTATGTACCGATTTGAACTGGTGCATCGATAGGCTGCTAACGCCACGATGCTTCAGCGCGTATTTTTCGAATTCTGTCATGGCTAATATGTTTTAGTTAATTATTCTGTTTTGGTAACGCAATATAGCAAGTAATTGTTGAATTTGTTTGGTTTTAAGTTGTAAATTATCATAATAAACCATGATCTAAAGTAATCAATCTTTTAGATCTAAACAATAAGAAGGTGTGAATAGGGCACCGAGAAATGGATATTCTTATAGTGCTTAAAAATCAAATTATTGCAAAAATATTTGGAATGATACTTTTTATATGTAACTTTCTATGGTGTTGAATGCTAAAATATTGACCAAAAAACCTTTTAAAAACCTAATGAGAATGAAAACCAAATTAATTTGCTTACTATCACTAGCCATTTTGTTTACGTATTGTTCGGAGGACAATATAGTTGTAACCCTAAAAACTAGTGGGGGACTAAAGGTTAAAGTTGTCGACAATGACGAGAATGCGATTGCCGATACTAAGATAAAATTGTACGATGCGAGTGTGTCTAACGATTATATCGATGTACTTGTTACTAACAGCAGCGGAGTTGTAGATTTTGGCGAGTTGCTTTCGGGCACATATACGCTTGAATTGGATACTCCTAAGGTTGACGGAATAAAATATATTCCGGTTAAAACAATTCAGATTATTTCAGGTTACCGCAAAGAGGTTGATGTTAATGTTCAAGAGTATGTGGGAAGCCTGAATGTTACGGTAAATAAGGCAGCATATTTAGGTGGAGGTCCCTTTGTTGGATTAAATATAATAATGGTTCCATCCGATAGGTATAGTGCAAGTTATACTATTGACAACTTGATAAATAGGGCAGAATTTTCTGGTGAAACCAATTCCCAAGGATTCATAGCACTGTCAATTCCTTCGAGTAGGAGTTTTAGGCTGATTGTTTATAATGATTTGAAGTATAGAAAAAATGCTCTTACTACCGTGGATCTTGAGAAGGATGAACTTAAAAAGTTAACGTATTCACTGGATACATCGCTTGTTGTTATGAAGTAATGATTGTATGCATTCTTCCTGCTTTTGTAGGAGACAATAAGATCCACTATTTGCCTAATGTTAAAAGAAAAGACCGGCAAAAATTACCGGTCTTTTCTTTATCTGAATTCTTGTGTCTGAAATCTAATGTCTAAATTATAGCTTGTTGAATTCATCAACAGAAACCTCTTTGGTGTCGAGTGTTACATTTTCCTTGAACCAATCAACAACTTTTTTATCGAGAATACGCTCGTGAATCTTCTTCATCTCTTCTCTGTTTTTAAGAATATCGTTAGCGTAACGGGCAATGTACTCTTCTGGTAGGAAATTCATTCCGTAAGCAGCAAACTGGCTACGAGCGTAACCCATTGCAAACTCACGTAATTCGTCCTCGGTTACATTGAATTTTTGTTCCTCGGCAACCTTGTTACTAACCAATTGCCATTTCAAATCCTTCTCAAATAATGGGAACTCAGCCTCAATTTGCTCGCGGGTAAATTTGCCTTCGTTGATGGCAACTAACCAGCGGATTAAGAATTCCTTAGGAAGTTCCATTTTTAACTTGTCAAGCATTTTATCCTTGATATCAAGTGCGAAACGATTTTCGCTTTCGAGGTCTAGGTTGCGTTCAATTTCCTCGTCAATCTTCTTGTTGAAGTCTTCTTCCGAAGTTACAACGCCTTCGCCGTAAACCTTATCGAAGAATTCCTGATTCAGTTCTGCAGCAACAAAAGCCATTGTTTCGGTAATGGTTAGTTGGAAAAGAGGTTGAATGCCTTCAAGGTTTTCCTTCTTGGTGTGTAGTAAAGCGGCTCTATCGGCTTGATTTGGGAATGCTTTCTCAGTGTCAATTGTCAAAACATCGCCAACCTTAACGCCAACCAGCTTTTTACGTTCAGTCTCATCGGCAACTAAAGCAATAGAGATAGATGCGCCTTCAACCGTAACGCCATTCTCGCGTGGCGATTCATCCTCGTTTAGCTCAGATAGGGTTGCCTTAACAAGGCCTTTCTCGTCGGTCTTCTTAACTGGCTCGTATTTGCCATGACGACTGCGGTGGCTTTCGTTGAAGTTCTTTCTAATCTCGTCGTTGGGTTGTATTTTGTAGAATGGGAATTTATCCTTCTTTCCAAACTTAATATCGAATTCGGGAGCAATGCCCAAATCCCAAGCAAGTTCGAAATTCTCATCGGTATCCCAGTTGATTTTCGATTGATTTTCGCTTGGCAGTGGTTCGCCTAAGGTTTTGATGTTGTTATCCTTGATAAAGTCGAAAAGTTTATCGCTAGCCATTCTGGAAACCTCTTCAACCAAAATGTACTTGTAGTACATTTTGTGGATTAATGACTCAGGAGCCATTCCAGGACGAAATCCTTTGATAACGGCTTTTTTGCGTTGTTCCTTTAAGGCTTTGCTTACCTTCTCGGCGTAATCGGCCTTTTCAATATTAACGCGCACTACGGTGTTCAGTGCGTCAATATCCTCTCTTGCTATATTCATTGGTGAAATATTTAATTGCTTTAATACTAAGATATTTACTCAAAACCTGATGTGAAAATTTTGAGGGGCAAAGGTAGAAAAATGCAGTTTAACAAACAAATGGAATATTTAAATAGTTGACAGTTGACGGTTGATAGTTGACTGATACTGGGTTAAATCTTGTTAAAAGTTGCTGCTTAGAATGTAAAATCGGTAGAATTCAAAATCCAGACAGCGTTGTCGAGATTATTTCTACAGGAACTTTTTTTCGCCCGATTTGTAGTAGAGTACATTTACAGGCTCGGTGGTTACAAGGCAGCCATAACGCATTTTCTCTAGATTATCTTTAACCGATTCGTAGAACGATAGCACCTTTTGTTCCTCATCAACAATTTCAACCACAACGGGAACTTTCTCCGAAACCTCCCAGAACTTGTAGGAATGGATTACAGAACTGGCGCCAAATCCCATTATTCCTTTAAGAACTGTTGTGCCAGCCAAACCAAACTCACGGGCTTGGTAAACCAGCATCTCGCTTATCAGCGAATTGTCTATCTTATCGGTTGATCCGATATAGATTCGTAGTCGAATTGCCTTTGAGTTGTTTTCCA is a window of Tenuifilaceae bacterium CYCD DNA encoding:
- the clpP gene encoding ATP-dependent Clp protease proteolytic subunit codes for the protein MTEFEKYALKHRGVSSLSMHQFKSVHSSYISPTIIEERQLNIATMDVFSRLMMDRIIFLGVPIDDDVANIIQAQLLFLESTDPSKDIQIYLNSPGGSVYAGLGIYDTMQYISSDVATICTGMAASMAAVLLTAGQKGKRTALPHSRVMIHQPMGGAEGQASDIEITTREILKLRDELYEIVATHSGNPIDRIRKDSDRDHWMTAQEALDYGMIDEILQRTKKE
- a CDS encoding trigger factor, with the translated sequence MNIAREDIDALNTVVRVNIEKADYAEKVSKALKEQRKKAVIKGFRPGMAPESLIHKMYYKYILVEEVSRMASDKLFDFIKDNNIKTLGEPLPSENQSKINWDTDENFELAWDLGIAPEFDIKFGKKDKFPFYKIQPNDEIRKNFNESHRSRHGKYEPVKKTDEKGLVKATLSELNEDESPRENGVTVEGASISIALVADETERKKLVGVKVGDVLTIDTEKAFPNQADRAALLHTKKENLEGIQPLFQLTITETMAFVAAELNQEFFDKVYGEGVVTSEEDFNKKIDEEIERNLDLESENRFALDIKDKMLDKLKMELPKEFLIRWLVAINEGKFTREQIEAEFPLFEKDLKWQLVSNKVAEEQKFNVTEDELREFAMGYARSQFAAYGMNFLPEEYIARYANDILKNREEMKKIHERILDKKVVDWFKENVTLDTKEVSVDEFNKL